The following coding sequences lie in one Chloroflexota bacterium genomic window:
- a CDS encoding PAC2 family protein, which yields MKKPPENEARIHKDPKLTKPALIAAWPGVSNVALEAATYLKEKLQAEELADMESSAFFELGGVFIEKNLVQPPRLPQNKFYYWKRRRPGGDLIIFIGEAQPTSKGHEFANRVLDIAQRFGVKEVYTFAAALIPQFTEEPRVWAAVTDSEQLSDLENHGLVLKGDFYIAGMNGLLLSAAKERGLKAICLLGETPRFLSEMRNPIATKAVLGVIARLLKLEIDMTELEDTAEQARQQIEEMVKESRRQFIKDFTVPLWERPDEEEKG from the coding sequence ATGAAAAAGCCTCCAGAAAATGAAGCCAGGATTCACAAAGATCCAAAGCTCACCAAGCCAGCTTTGATAGCTGCCTGGCCTGGCGTCTCCAATGTTGCTCTAGAAGCAGCAACTTATCTTAAGGAGAAGCTGCAGGCTGAAGAACTAGCCGATATGGAGTCTTCAGCTTTCTTCGAACTTGGTGGAGTCTTCATCGAAAAGAACCTGGTACAACCGCCCAGGTTGCCTCAGAACAAATTCTACTACTGGAAAAGAAGAAGGCCAGGTGGTGACCTGATAATCTTCATTGGTGAGGCACAACCTACTTCCAAAGGTCACGAATTTGCCAACAGAGTTTTGGATATAGCCCAGAGATTCGGTGTTAAAGAGGTATACACGTTTGCTGCCGCCCTTATACCACAGTTCACGGAAGAACCTCGGGTGTGGGCGGCAGTTACCGATAGTGAACAGCTAAGTGATTTGGAGAATCATGGTTTGGTGTTGAAGGGTGACTTCTATATCGCTGGAATGAATGGTCTGCTACTTTCCGCGGCCAAGGAGAGAGGATTGAAAGCCATCTGTCTGCTTGGAGAAACGCCGCGCTTCCTTAGCGAGATGAGAAACCCTATAGCCACCAAAGCAGTGCTCGGAGTTATAGCCAGGCTATTGAAACTCGAGATCGATATGACAGAACTGGAGGACACGGCCGAGCAGGCCCGCCAACAGATAGAGGAAATGGTCAAGGAGAGCCGCCGCCAGTTCATCAAGGACTTCACCGTACCCTTGTGGGAGCGCCCTGATGAGGAAGAAAAGGGCTAG